From the Ktedonobacteraceae bacterium genome, one window contains:
- a CDS encoding ABC transporter ATP-binding protein yields MGSVSQPAAIEIDSLSKTYVKRKKTAIKAVEDVNLRVPAGQVFGFLGANGAGKTTTIKMICGLVTPTSGRIRVNGYDVFREHSAAMRQIGAVLEGTRNVYWRLSAWQNLVYFSHLKGHTGKEMRVRAEQLLRELDLWERRNDPVRLYSRGMQQKVAIACALIANPSIVLLDEPTLGLDIQATRTVKEWIAKLAREQGKTVILTTHQLDMAQDLCDQIAIMRKGRLLTNQPLAELLHLFQQEYYQIRLKGTLDEEYSDWFDGLTREMENGDTILSGAISDQATLHAYLARVRDLGLPLLSVTQVEPNLEDVFLRLIDDRAKGEASEDRALSHI; encoded by the coding sequence ATGGGAAGTGTATCTCAGCCTGCTGCCATTGAGATCGACTCTTTAAGTAAAACATACGTTAAACGCAAGAAGACGGCGATCAAGGCGGTAGAGGATGTAAATCTGCGCGTACCGGCAGGGCAGGTATTCGGCTTTCTTGGTGCGAACGGCGCCGGGAAAACAACCACTATCAAAATGATCTGCGGCCTCGTCACTCCAACTTCAGGGCGCATCCGTGTCAATGGATACGATGTGTTCCGCGAGCATAGTGCGGCGATGCGCCAGATTGGTGCGGTGTTGGAGGGAACTCGCAACGTCTACTGGCGACTCTCCGCCTGGCAGAACCTGGTCTATTTCAGCCACCTCAAGGGACATACCGGTAAGGAAATGCGCGTGCGTGCAGAACAACTGTTGCGCGAACTTGATCTTTGGGAGCGCCGCAACGACCCTGTACGTCTCTACTCGCGCGGCATGCAGCAAAAAGTCGCCATCGCCTGCGCCCTGATTGCCAATCCATCCATCGTGCTGCTCGATGAACCAACTTTAGGCCTTGACATCCAGGCTACGCGCACAGTCAAAGAATGGATAGCAAAACTGGCGCGCGAACAGGGCAAGACCGTGATTCTAACCACTCACCAGTTAGATATGGCCCAGGACCTCTGCGATCAAATCGCCATTATGCGCAAGGGGCGCCTGCTCACTAACCAGCCACTCGCCGAACTGCTGCACCTCTTCCAGCAAGAATACTACCAGATTCGCCTCAAAGGTACGCTGGATGAAGAATATTCCGACTGGTTCGATGGACTGACCCGCGAGATGGAAAATGGCGATACCATTCTTTCAGGCGCTATTAGCGATCAGGCCACCTTGCACGCATACCTGGCTCGCGTGCGCGATTTAGGCCTGCCCCTGCTTTCGGTAACGCAGGTTGAGCCGAATTTAGAAGATGTGTTTCTGCGCCTCATAGATGATAGAGCGAAAGGAGAAGCCAGTGAGGATCGCGCTCTTAGCCATATTTAA
- a CDS encoding FtsX-like permease family protein: protein MTALTKKVFKDIGHRKLRTILTILGIAIGILGLSAINIASNQFRSSFDYSTNITTQPDIIFYTSPTSASLAQTLQQQPNVKIAQAQGYINTSWYTNSLQLPLRIIGVVDFQHVQINKFELVEGSLPGPNQILLEYSDKALSNVGVGSQIAVQIGGSYRNLTVSGFARTMGLASASIVQRAQGYMNESDVETLFSTPGVTSFLIRLNNYDQRDATAKQLAQVLNDQHVLVFATYVGRDTSVSSVADGLFAIMNVLSIIAILLSICLLLGTVMTLVTEQIPYIGTMKAIGATSGKVMRHYLSLVAIYSGIGTLIGLAIGTFGGYALANYLGGLVGLDMGPLQITPSLIIESVLIGIGIPLLAAAIPAYIGTRISVRQALSGYGVENGAGQTGGWWAALSRRALGMLPQTMQFGARGLFRKRIRTVLTLLILIISAAAFLAVQTASYSFNTFLDQISSTYHFDVLAATADPHPFSTFQHVLSTIPGITQIEPLTQDQVSTQWGNAALTGLQIDTRLYQKQLVAGRWFNSSDQNVAIISQDAAAKSGLKVGDSITISINSASATWRIIGIATDYSGIGPGNLGVVIAPIAQIDDFMHLPSDYSEFAMIASSNHSTTAVDALANRVNTTMSAAGLQPNVTTSNQFVQQSKSTFQIIYTLLDLVALIVAIVGAIGLANTLAMSVLERRREIGILRSMGATGRKVAQVFWTEGTALGTLSWLLALIIGIPAAYGFVQVQAHYLAPVPFSFNFLNLVWMLVIILLIASLASIGPVFSAARVKIAQTLRYE from the coding sequence ATGACGGCGCTGACGAAAAAAGTCTTTAAGGATATTGGGCATCGCAAGCTGCGCACCATCCTGACCATCCTGGGCATTGCCATCGGCATCCTGGGCCTCTCGGCAATCAATATCGCCTCGAACCAGTTTCGCAGCAGCTTCGACTATAGCACCAACATCACGACGCAGCCCGATATCATCTTCTATACCTCTCCGACCAGCGCGTCGTTGGCGCAAACACTACAACAGCAGCCCAACGTCAAAATAGCGCAGGCCCAGGGGTACATCAATACTTCCTGGTATACCAACTCACTGCAACTGCCTTTGCGCATCATCGGCGTGGTCGATTTCCAGCATGTGCAGATCAACAAGTTCGAGCTGGTCGAGGGGAGTCTTCCCGGCCCGAATCAGATTTTGCTCGAATATAGTGATAAGGCGCTAAGCAACGTCGGCGTCGGCTCGCAAATAGCGGTGCAGATTGGTGGTTCGTATCGCAACCTGACCGTTTCCGGCTTTGCCCGCACAATGGGGCTGGCGTCTGCATCCATCGTGCAGCGCGCGCAGGGATATATGAACGAAAGTGACGTTGAAACGCTCTTCTCAACACCGGGCGTCACCTCGTTTCTCATCCGGCTGAATAACTACGACCAGCGGGACGCTACCGCGAAGCAGCTTGCGCAGGTCTTGAATGACCAGCACGTGCTGGTATTCGCCACCTATGTTGGCCGCGATACCAGCGTCTCAAGTGTCGCCGACGGTTTGTTTGCCATCATGAACGTCCTCTCGATTATCGCCATCTTGCTCAGCATCTGCCTGCTGCTGGGTACGGTCATGACGCTGGTCACGGAGCAGATTCCGTATATCGGCACCATGAAGGCTATTGGGGCGACGAGCGGCAAGGTGATGCGTCATTATCTGAGCCTGGTTGCCATCTATAGCGGCATCGGCACGCTCATCGGCCTGGCCATTGGCACATTTGGTGGCTATGCGCTTGCCAACTACCTCGGTGGACTGGTCGGCCTGGATATGGGGCCGCTGCAAATTACTCCTTCGCTGATTATCGAAAGCGTATTGATCGGTATAGGTATTCCGCTACTGGCAGCAGCTATTCCTGCTTACATTGGTACGCGCATCTCGGTTCGCCAGGCCTTGAGCGGTTACGGAGTGGAGAATGGCGCCGGGCAAACCGGCGGCTGGTGGGCGGCTCTCTCACGTCGTGCGTTGGGCATGTTGCCACAGACGATGCAGTTTGGCGCGCGCGGCCTCTTTCGCAAGCGTATTCGTACCGTCCTCACACTGCTGATCCTGATCATCTCAGCAGCAGCATTTCTCGCCGTGCAAACGGCCAGCTACTCCTTTAATACGTTCCTGGATCAGATATCCAGCACCTATCATTTCGATGTGCTGGCTGCCACCGCCGACCCGCATCCGTTCAGCACGTTCCAGCACGTCCTGAGTACCATACCCGGCATCACCCAGATTGAACCGTTGACCCAGGACCAGGTTTCGACGCAATGGGGCAATGCCGCGTTGACTGGTCTGCAAATCGATACCCGGCTCTATCAAAAGCAACTGGTCGCCGGTCGCTGGTTTAACAGTAGCGATCAAAACGTCGCCATCATCAGCCAGGATGCTGCCGCTAAATCGGGCCTCAAGGTCGGCGATTCGATCACCATCAGTATCAACTCGGCCAGCGCGACCTGGCGCATCATCGGCATCGCCACCGACTACAGCGGCATCGGGCCGGGCAATCTTGGCGTGGTGATCGCTCCCATCGCGCAAATCGACGACTTCATGCACCTGCCGTCGGACTACAGCGAATTTGCCATGATAGCGTCCTCGAATCACTCGACAACTGCCGTCGATGCGCTGGCAAATCGTGTCAATACCACCATGAGCGCCGCCGGCCTGCAGCCGAATGTCACTACATCCAACCAGTTTGTGCAGCAGAGCAAGAGTACGTTTCAGATTATCTACACCTTGCTTGATCTCGTGGCGCTCATTGTCGCCATTGTTGGGGCCATCGGACTCGCCAATACGCTGGCGATGAGCGTGCTGGAGCGCAGACGCGAGATCGGCATCTTGCGTTCCATGGGAGCGACCGGCAGGAAGGTTGCGCAGGTGTTCTGGACAGAAGGGACGGCGCTAGGTACCCTTTCCTGGCTATTGGCGCTGATTATCGGCATACCCGCCGCCTACGGCTTCGTGCAGGTACAGGCGCATTACCTGGCCCCCGTACCATTCTCGTTCAACTTTCTGAACCTGGTATGGATGCTGGTCATCATTCTGCTGATCGCCTCGCTTGCGAGTATCGGCCCCGTATTCAGCGCCGCTCGCGTGAAAATCGCCCAGACCTTGCGTTACGAGTGA
- a CDS encoding lantibiotic dehydratase gives MSKEFSPMVEEEREGRFIAHTADVSALDDTPLPDHLTGLIDPEWALWRCVCLRGAGFPVTQVLELAAPGCAAAADALISAEAEAVRAKNELLQAINSKLSLVNDAQRIALLKLKRAIKKNQVPDASLSTAPVCAELEAYLLAQEHVRRMQSDFEHAYQCEASHISQAIRTIAHDERFREAITWQNRHAMQTGIASLMQPLSESAPPTSNRRKHEALAANYLQRYCTKNDTIGFFGPFGLAALTSTGEAMTVRVGKDLLAKRSVYFETWCIDAFAEKLMQEKQLRPWVAPRRLPQIHVEGTTLSLPFSRPVQLSRDEAAVLSACDGTRTAKELALDLVGKPSNSLNSEQEVYSVLEQLQAMKRIAWSLEMPADGAHPEKVLRQVLEGIDDAQVREECLAMLNMLEAARDGVAHAAHNAEKLDAALAHLEATFSELTGRDASRSAGKAYAARTLVYEDCLRAIDVELGPDFLLAFSEPLTLLLISARWFTYQTASIYRQALRDAFDEMVEHTGSRTVDFASFWLWVQPLLIDEEVMPVKALIADFQQRWLHILNISEEQHSRVFTSDELLLDVLTTFDAPGPGWRAACYHSPDVLIQASGPEAIRAGDYQIILGELHIAMNTLQASAFLEQYPDRDALLRDAAIDIPEPRVLPVMSRRSFPISRGRPALITPKDYRLIYAPDAYSASDARTLPISALVVEQWEEELVVRTRDGALCFDIIEVFAEFLSWMVSSCFKIVCPGRHTPRVTIDRLVMIRESWRFAPVEIPFADEKDAAERFMAARRWMQLHQLPRFVFVKVPDEPKPCFIDFDSPIYVDSFAKLVRQTMRANPSEATILMSEMLPAPGEVWLPDAEKRRYTSELRFVAVDLLRPAQD, from the coding sequence ATGAGCAAAGAATTTTCTCCAATGGTTGAGGAGGAACGTGAGGGCCGATTTATCGCGCACACCGCCGATGTATCGGCCCTGGATGATACTCCTCTACCGGACCATCTCACCGGCCTGATCGATCCTGAATGGGCCTTGTGGCGCTGCGTCTGCCTGCGCGGGGCAGGATTTCCGGTGACGCAGGTACTCGAACTGGCCGCGCCAGGGTGCGCAGCTGCCGCCGATGCGTTGATTTCCGCTGAAGCAGAAGCGGTAAGGGCGAAAAACGAGCTATTGCAGGCGATCAACAGCAAACTGAGCCTGGTCAATGATGCACAACGTATCGCACTCCTCAAGCTCAAGCGAGCGATCAAAAAGAATCAGGTTCCTGATGCCTCGCTCAGTACAGCCCCTGTTTGCGCGGAACTGGAAGCCTATCTTCTAGCCCAGGAGCATGTTCGGAGAATGCAGTCAGACTTTGAACATGCTTATCAATGCGAAGCCTCTCACATATCGCAGGCCATTCGCACAATTGCGCACGATGAACGTTTTCGTGAGGCGATTACCTGGCAAAATCGCCACGCCATGCAAACGGGAATCGCATCATTAATGCAACCGCTGTCAGAAAGCGCGCCACCAACTTCTAACCGGCGCAAGCACGAAGCGCTGGCAGCAAACTATCTACAACGATACTGCACGAAGAATGATACGATTGGTTTTTTTGGTCCTTTTGGTCTGGCCGCGCTTACCTCTACCGGGGAGGCGATGACGGTTCGTGTAGGGAAAGACTTGCTGGCGAAGCGCAGCGTGTATTTTGAAACATGGTGCATCGATGCCTTTGCTGAGAAGCTCATGCAAGAAAAGCAGCTGAGACCATGGGTAGCGCCGCGTCGCCTGCCGCAAATACATGTGGAGGGAACGACGCTTTCGCTGCCATTTTCCAGGCCAGTTCAATTGAGTCGAGATGAGGCGGCTGTGCTTTCGGCTTGCGATGGCACGCGCACAGCAAAGGAACTGGCGCTTGACCTGGTCGGAAAGCCTTCCAACAGTTTGAACAGCGAACAAGAAGTCTACTCTGTTCTTGAGCAACTGCAGGCCATGAAACGAATTGCGTGGTCGCTTGAAATGCCCGCGGATGGAGCGCATCCCGAAAAGGTACTCCGGCAGGTTCTTGAAGGCATAGATGATGCACAGGTACGAGAAGAGTGCCTGGCGATGCTCAATATGCTGGAGGCGGCCAGAGATGGCGTGGCCCATGCAGCTCATAACGCTGAGAAGTTAGATGCAGCGCTGGCCCATTTAGAAGCGACTTTTAGCGAACTGACCGGGAGGGATGCTTCGCGTTCGGCAGGCAAGGCTTACGCGGCCAGGACGCTGGTGTATGAGGATTGCCTGCGTGCTATTGATGTAGAGCTGGGGCCGGATTTTCTGCTGGCTTTTAGCGAACCGCTGACGCTCTTGCTGATCAGCGCGCGCTGGTTTACCTACCAGACGGCCTCAATCTACCGGCAGGCTTTGCGGGATGCCTTTGACGAGATGGTTGAACACACAGGTTCGCGCACGGTGGATTTCGCCAGTTTCTGGCTCTGGGTGCAACCGCTGCTGATCGATGAAGAGGTGATGCCGGTGAAGGCGCTCATTGCCGACTTCCAGCAACGGTGGTTACACATTCTCAATATTTCCGAAGAGCAACATTCCAGGGTATTCACCAGTGACGAGCTACTGCTGGATGTGCTGACGACCTTCGACGCGCCCGGGCCGGGATGGAGAGCTGCCTGCTATCACTCACCAGACGTGTTAATCCAGGCATCAGGACCTGAAGCTATTCGCGCAGGTGACTATCAAATCATCCTGGGCGAACTGCATATCGCCATGAATACACTGCAAGCTTCGGCTTTTTTGGAACAATATCCCGACCGCGATGCTCTTCTACGCGATGCCGCAATTGATATACCTGAGCCGCGCGTGCTACCTGTGATGTCGCGCCGCTCCTTTCCAATCTCGCGCGGGCGGCCCGCGCTCATCACGCCTAAAGATTACCGCCTGATATACGCGCCTGATGCATATAGTGCTTCCGATGCGCGGACATTGCCGATCAGCGCCCTGGTCGTTGAGCAATGGGAAGAGGAACTGGTGGTACGCACACGCGATGGAGCGTTGTGCTTTGATATCATCGAGGTATTTGCGGAATTCCTTTCGTGGATGGTAAGCAGTTGCTTCAAGATTGTTTGTCCGGGCAGGCATACGCCACGTGTCACGATTGATCGCCTGGTGATGATACGTGAAAGCTGGCGCTTTGCGCCGGTCGAGATACCATTCGCCGATGAGAAGGATGCCGCGGAACGTTTCATGGCTGCCCGGCGCTGGATGCAGCTACATCAACTGCCCCGCTTTGTCTTCGTCAAGGTGCCGGACGAACCCAAACCTTGCTTCATTGATTTTGATAGCCCCATCTATGTCGATAGTTTCGCGAAACTGGTACGCCAGACGATGCGCGCGAATCCGTCAGAAGCGACGATCCTGATGTCGGAAATGCTGCCTGCTCCCGGTGAGGTATGGTTGCCTGATGCAGAGAAGCGGCGCTATACAAGCGAATTGCGCTTCGTAGCCGTTGATTTGCTACGACCCGCTCAGGACTAA
- a CDS encoding SHOCT domain-containing protein, which produces MVARRMVARRTVGRAVVRTAAVGGVAYAAGHHMAKKSSEQEYMDEQQNAQLEALQQQQAQEAYTPPAYQQPAQVYQQATDAPPQSAAPAASGMTQEKIDQLKQLGQLRESGILTDTEFEVQKQKLLNG; this is translated from the coding sequence ATGGTAGCAAGACGCATGGTGGCAAGGCGCACCGTGGGCCGGGCGGTAGTGCGAACCGCCGCTGTAGGCGGAGTGGCCTACGCAGCCGGCCATCATATGGCAAAGAAATCGTCCGAGCAGGAATATATGGATGAGCAGCAGAATGCCCAGCTTGAAGCGTTGCAGCAACAGCAAGCGCAAGAGGCTTATACGCCGCCTGCTTACCAGCAACCAGCACAGGTGTACCAGCAAGCGACTGATGCGCCGCCTCAGAGTGCTGCGCCGGCAGCAAGTGGTATGACCCAGGAGAAGATTGACCAGTTGAAGCAGCTGGGGCAGTTACGCGAGTCAGGGATTCTGACCGACACCGAGTTTGAGGTACAAAAGCAGAAGCTGCTGAATGGATGA
- a CDS encoding ABC transporter ATP-binding protein encodes MLSSEISPPRTQTEAQVRVENISKVIANKAARAVILDSISFSIPPGSLFAINGPSGSGKSTLLNILTGIDRPTSGRVVFAGQELRNMSENKLAKWRGRNVGIVFQFFQLLPTLTAQENVLLALELGGLLPRRQWSERSLACLELVGLKEFARRLPGELSGGQQQRVAIARALANDPPVLVADEPTGNLDSKSALQVFEILESMTQREKTVIYVTHDRDLAARARHRIDLLDGRIVTPVGPDLSWASPVHRPGRENS; translated from the coding sequence ATGCTCAGTTCAGAAATTTCGCCGCCGCGCACGCAGACAGAAGCACAGGTGCGCGTCGAGAACATCTCTAAAGTGATTGCGAACAAAGCGGCTCGGGCCGTTATTCTGGACTCGATCTCGTTTTCGATTCCGCCTGGCAGCCTCTTTGCCATCAACGGCCCATCGGGAAGCGGTAAGTCCACGCTGCTCAATATCCTGACCGGCATCGACCGTCCAACTTCGGGGCGCGTCGTGTTCGCGGGCCAGGAACTGCGCAATATGAGCGAGAATAAGCTGGCGAAGTGGCGTGGGCGCAACGTTGGCATTGTCTTCCAGTTCTTCCAACTCCTGCCAACGCTGACGGCTCAAGAAAACGTCCTGCTGGCGCTGGAACTCGGTGGTCTGCTGCCGCGGCGTCAATGGAGCGAGCGATCATTAGCATGCCTGGAACTGGTCGGTTTGAAAGAGTTCGCGCGACGCCTGCCGGGCGAACTCTCCGGCGGCCAGCAGCAGCGTGTTGCCATAGCGCGCGCGCTGGCCAATGACCCGCCCGTACTGGTCGCCGATGAGCCGACCGGCAACCTGGACTCAAAGTCTGCCTTGCAGGTGTTTGAAATCCTTGAATCAATGACCCAACGCGAAAAAACGGTCATCTACGTCACTCATGATCGCGACTTAGCGGCTCGCGCCCGGCATCGCATCGACCTGCTCGACGGCCGCATCGTCACGCCTGTAGGCCCCGATTTATCGTGGGCATCGCCGGTTCATCGGCCTGGGAGGGAAAACTCATGA
- a CDS encoding ABC transporter permease: MRIALLAIFNETYKRLLVMWDYKFNVLTQLVTIGLIFIGATYFIGGGQFNPSQVTSIFLGYIVWFYARIVIMNTSADLINEAEGGTLEQMYMTPTRTELLVLGRMLATLISTSIMVLLTALALIFILGIHFPLRWDGLLVLLLTLAGLLGFTLILGGAALVFKQVDALADLMQNALLFLTGSLLPVSHFPNWLADIAKTLPITQGIIVLRNIELNGQSLATTWANGSLLWLIVHSAIYLSTGWIIFKWCERIAKRQGSLSQY; encoded by the coding sequence GTGAGGATCGCGCTCTTAGCCATATTTAATGAGACGTACAAACGTCTGCTGGTTATGTGGGATTACAAGTTCAACGTTTTGACCCAGCTCGTCACCATAGGATTGATCTTCATCGGCGCTACCTACTTCATTGGTGGTGGCCAGTTCAATCCATCACAGGTAACTTCCATATTCCTGGGATATATCGTCTGGTTCTACGCCCGCATCGTCATCATGAATACCAGCGCCGACCTGATAAACGAAGCAGAGGGCGGCACGCTCGAGCAGATGTACATGACCCCTACCAGAACCGAACTCCTCGTACTGGGCAGGATGCTGGCCACCCTGATTTCGACCTCGATCATGGTTTTGCTCACCGCCCTCGCCCTGATCTTCATCCTGGGCATCCATTTCCCCTTACGCTGGGATGGATTGCTCGTCCTGTTGCTCACCCTGGCCGGACTGCTGGGTTTCACGCTCATCCTTGGGGGAGCGGCGCTGGTATTCAAACAGGTCGATGCACTGGCGGACCTGATGCAAAATGCGTTGCTATTCCTGACCGGCTCGCTGCTTCCCGTCAGTCACTTTCCGAACTGGTTGGCGGATATCGCGAAGACGCTGCCGATCACGCAGGGCATCATCGTATTGCGCAACATAGAATTGAATGGTCAATCCCTGGCCACCACCTGGGCCAACGGCAGTCTGCTCTGGCTCATCGTGCATTCCGCCATCTACCTGAGTACCGGCTGGATCATCTTCAAATGGTGCGAACGGATTGCCAAACGGCAAGGCTCTTTGAGTCAGTATTAA
- a CDS encoding DUF6325 family protein gives MAIGPLEYIMIAFEGNRFSGQILAELRAAQEKSIIRIIDLLVIKKDQQGNVTAQELTDLAEEEGRPFGFLAGKLLKVFEPDDVEVIADQMPDNSAAGLLLIEDTWAIPLKEALLNAGAVARTGGMLAPEVVQSIEAEMAAQATEKNRAAAKAAW, from the coding sequence ATGGCCATCGGCCCGTTAGAATACATTATGATTGCCTTTGAGGGCAACCGATTTTCGGGACAAATTCTTGCTGAACTGCGTGCCGCGCAGGAAAAAAGCATCATCAGGATAATCGACCTGCTGGTGATCAAAAAAGACCAGCAGGGTAATGTGACGGCACAGGAATTAACCGACCTTGCCGAGGAAGAAGGGCGTCCATTCGGCTTTCTGGCCGGCAAGTTGCTGAAGGTTTTCGAGCCAGATGATGTCGAGGTAATAGCCGACCAGATGCCAGACAATAGCGCAGCCGGTCTGCTGTTGATTGAGGATACATGGGCGATTCCTTTAAAAGAAGCCCTCTTGAACGCAGGCGCTGTCGCCCGTACTGGTGGAATGCTGGCTCCAGAAGTGGTACAGTCGATAGAAGCGGAAATGGCGGCGCAAGCGACGGAAAAGAACCGGGCAGCTGCCAAAGCTGCCTGGTAG